One Natrinema longum genomic window carries:
- a CDS encoding Mut7-C RNAse domain-containing protein: MRLLVDVMCGGLVSYLRMCNHDTVYAGDRGLEADDDLLAVARDEDRTVVTRDVELAGRAEDAILLESREVETGLAALAAAGVDLSLAAAPEFCGRCNGPLEGVASTASTPAYAPDPADREVWRCRDCGQHFWRGSHWDRVADTLSSARESQTER, translated from the coding sequence ATGCGCCTCCTCGTCGACGTCATGTGCGGCGGGCTCGTCTCCTATCTGCGAATGTGCAACCACGATACCGTCTACGCCGGGGACCGCGGGCTCGAGGCCGACGACGACCTGCTCGCCGTCGCCCGGGACGAGGATCGGACGGTCGTCACGCGCGACGTCGAACTCGCCGGCCGTGCCGAGGATGCGATCCTCCTCGAGTCACGCGAAGTCGAGACGGGGCTCGCGGCGCTCGCCGCCGCGGGAGTCGATCTCTCGCTGGCGGCTGCTCCCGAGTTCTGTGGGCGGTGCAACGGCCCGCTCGAGGGGGTCGCTTCGACGGCGTCGACGCCGGCGTACGCACCCGACCCGGCGGACCGCGAGGTGTGGCGCTGTCGGGACTGCGGACAGCACTTCTGGCGTGGCAGCCACTGGGACCGGGTCGCGGACACGCTCTCGAGCGCCCGAGAGTCGCAGACGGAGCGGTAA
- a CDS encoding PHP domain-containing protein: protein MTFRIDCHVKVLDDRVVERAKRANLDAIVYAPHFTRLPEIRERAAAYSDEELLVLPGREVFTGSWRNRKHVLAIGLEEPVPDFIPLEAAMAEFDRQDAAVVVPHPEFANVSLSETDLRTYADTVDAVEIFNPRHLPTNNCRARKLTAGLSLPPFASSYAHMPRSVGVAHTGFDVALENEAEIVTALADGIGRRVVYDNGLERWTTTAMELGHFAYENTWKKVDRLFLSGTEPTHPHHIAYDGRFDDVAVY, encoded by the coding sequence GTGACGTTCAGAATCGACTGTCACGTGAAGGTGCTCGACGATCGCGTCGTCGAACGGGCCAAACGGGCCAACCTCGATGCGATCGTCTACGCACCCCACTTCACCCGCCTCCCGGAGATCCGCGAGCGAGCCGCGGCCTACTCCGACGAGGAGTTGCTGGTGCTTCCCGGTCGCGAGGTCTTTACCGGCTCCTGGCGGAATCGCAAGCACGTCCTCGCGATCGGCCTCGAGGAGCCCGTCCCGGATTTCATCCCGCTCGAGGCGGCGATGGCCGAGTTCGACCGCCAGGACGCGGCAGTGGTGGTCCCCCATCCGGAGTTCGCGAACGTGAGCCTCTCCGAGACGGACCTGCGGACGTACGCCGATACCGTCGACGCCGTCGAAATTTTCAACCCGCGACACCTGCCCACGAACAATTGTCGCGCGCGTAAGCTCACTGCTGGCCTCTCTCTCCCCCCGTTTGCCTCCTCGTACGCACACATGCCGCGATCCGTCGGCGTCGCCCATACCGGGTTCGACGTGGCGCTCGAGAACGAGGCGGAGATCGTGACCGCGCTCGCGGACGGGATCGGTCGCCGAGTCGTTTACGACAACGGCCTCGAGCGCTGGACGACGACGGCGATGGAGCTCGGCCACTTCGCCTACGAGAATACCTGGAAGAAGGTCGATCGGCTCTTCCTTTCGGGCACCGAGCCGACCCATCCACACCACATCGCCTACGACGGCCGGTTCGACGACGTCGCGGTTTACTAA
- a CDS encoding DUF7565 family protein, translating into MAWECGIDGCGAVYEDVESAVVHQATEHQRRECKVCGTVVPDGYLAIRHAFTEHSRAEYVRAYGASSEEVREREELLEEIESEANMQAIATELKG; encoded by the coding sequence ATGGCCTGGGAATGTGGGATCGACGGCTGTGGCGCAGTCTACGAGGACGTCGAATCGGCCGTGGTCCATCAGGCGACGGAACACCAACGCCGCGAGTGCAAAGTCTGTGGGACCGTCGTTCCCGACGGCTATCTCGCGATTCGGCACGCCTTTACCGAACACAGCCGCGCCGAATACGTCCGTGCCTACGGTGCGAGCTCCGAGGAAGTCCGGGAACGCGAGGAGCTACTCGAGGAAATCGAGTCGGAGGCGAATATGCAAGCGATCGCGACGGAACTGAAAGGGTGA
- a CDS encoding transcription elongation factor Spt5 — translation MGIFAVKTTASQERTVADMIINREEAEIHAALAPDSLTSYVMVEADGDAALNRVLEDIPHAQSIVPGESDISEVEHFLSPKPDVEGIAEGDIIELIAGPFKGEKAQVQRIDEGKDQVTVELYEATVPIPVTVRGDQIRVLDSDER, via the coding sequence ATGGGAATCTTCGCTGTCAAAACGACGGCGAGCCAGGAACGCACCGTCGCGGATATGATCATCAACCGCGAGGAAGCCGAGATTCACGCCGCGCTCGCACCCGATTCGCTGACCTCGTACGTCATGGTCGAGGCCGACGGCGATGCCGCTCTCAACCGTGTGCTCGAGGACATCCCACACGCCCAGAGCATCGTCCCCGGCGAGTCGGACATCTCCGAGGTCGAACACTTCCTCTCGCCGAAACCCGACGTCGAGGGGATCGCCGAAGGCGACATCATCGAACTCATCGCCGGGCCGTTCAAAGGCGAAAAAGCGCAGGTCCAGCGGATCGACGAAGGCAAAGATCAGGTGACGGTCGAACTGTACGAGGCGACGGTCCCGATTCCCGTCACGGTGCGGGGCGACCAGATTCGCGTGCTCGACAGTGATGAGCGCTAA
- a CDS encoding protein translocase SEC61 complex subunit gamma, with the protein MDVPYDLTSYVRVLKMATTPTSEEFLQVSKIAGAGIILVGLIGFIIGTIMLFLTSGGGI; encoded by the coding sequence ATGGACGTTCCGTACGACCTCACCTCGTACGTTCGGGTGCTGAAAATGGCGACCACACCCACTAGCGAGGAGTTCCTCCAGGTATCGAAAATCGCCGGTGCAGGGATCATCCTGGTTGGATTGATCGGATTCATCATCGGCACGATCATGCTGTTCCTGACCAGCGGTGGTGGCATCTAA
- a CDS encoding S1C family serine protease — protein MAAAGAATAFGLGGVTTGGAQSDDASSNETTPDEQGPDQLESQYSTVYQETIDSVVLVTVAGTGGPGPGGGGGLGSGFAVDDQHIVTNNHVVQTAPEDGIEIQFRNQEWRTASIVGTDVYSDLAVLAVDDMPEIAAGLSFVESGAVIGQEVLTLGNPLGFNASISQGIVSGIDRSLPSPTGFSIPAAIQTDAAVNAGNSGGPLVNLEGEVLGVVFAGASQTIGFAISARLANRVVPALIDDGAYEHAYMGVGVQPVGPEIAETVDLEEATGVLVMEIVPDAPADGVLEPASTDRPGSGDVIIAVDGQAIPTQAALSSYLALETEPGETIELEIVRDGDRQSVELTLAARPDPERPRVPIGGRPRERPPGTGP, from the coding sequence TTGGCCGCTGCCGGGGCCGCGACAGCGTTCGGTCTCGGCGGTGTCACGACCGGCGGTGCACAGAGCGACGACGCCAGTTCGAACGAGACGACGCCGGACGAACAGGGCCCCGATCAACTCGAGAGCCAGTATTCGACCGTCTACCAGGAGACGATCGACTCGGTCGTCCTCGTCACCGTCGCCGGGACGGGGGGTCCCGGTCCCGGTGGCGGTGGTGGACTCGGATCCGGGTTCGCCGTCGACGACCAGCACATCGTGACGAACAACCACGTCGTCCAGACGGCTCCCGAGGACGGCATCGAAATTCAGTTTCGCAATCAGGAGTGGCGAACCGCGTCGATCGTCGGCACGGACGTCTACAGCGATCTCGCCGTCCTGGCGGTCGACGATATGCCGGAGATCGCCGCTGGGCTCTCGTTCGTCGAGTCCGGGGCGGTGATCGGACAGGAGGTACTGACACTCGGCAACCCGCTTGGGTTCAACGCCTCGATCTCTCAGGGGATCGTCAGTGGCATCGACCGGTCGTTGCCAAGCCCGACCGGGTTCTCGATTCCGGCCGCCATCCAGACCGATGCGGCCGTCAACGCCGGCAACAGCGGTGGCCCCCTCGTGAACCTCGAGGGCGAAGTCCTCGGCGTCGTCTTCGCCGGTGCCTCCCAGACGATCGGCTTCGCCATCTCGGCGCGGCTCGCGAACCGGGTCGTCCCCGCGCTCATCGACGACGGCGCGTACGAACACGCCTATATGGGCGTCGGGGTTCAGCCCGTCGGGCCGGAGATCGCCGAGACGGTCGATCTCGAGGAGGCGACCGGCGTCCTGGTCATGGAAATCGTCCCGGACGCGCCCGCGGACGGCGTCCTCGAGCCGGCCAGTACCGACCGACCGGGCAGTGGGGACGTGATCATCGCCGTCGACGGCCAGGCAATCCCGACCCAGGCGGCGCTCTCGTCGTATCTCGCACTCGAGACCGAACCCGGCGAGACGATCGAACTCGAGATCGTTCGGGACGGCGACCGCCAATCCGTCGAACTGACGCTCGCGGCCCGGCCGGACCCCGAACGGCCCCGTGTGCCGATCGGTGGTCGGCCGCGTGAGCGGCCCCCAGGGACGGGACCGTGA
- a CDS encoding bifunctional 4-hydroxy-2-oxoglutarate aldolase/2-dehydro-3-deoxy-phosphogluconate aldolase, with the protein MIEKRTVRDRIVEGGVIAVLRGVDEERIVPVARAIHDAGVDALEITADGTRAAEQIAAVDRELANTDAVVGAGTVLDASSAQSMIDAGASFVVSPHTDADVVGTCNRHGVLVAPGVMTPTEAVTAMEAGADLLKLFPAATVGPSHIGALAGPLGDVDIVPTGGVSRDNVADFFDAGAAAVGAGGAIVDDAAVTDDDMAQVRETAASFVDAVEAARGN; encoded by the coding sequence ATGATCGAGAAACGAACTGTCCGGGACCGAATCGTCGAGGGCGGCGTTATCGCCGTCCTTCGCGGTGTCGACGAGGAGCGGATCGTGCCGGTCGCGCGCGCGATTCACGACGCCGGCGTCGACGCGCTCGAGATCACCGCGGATGGGACGCGCGCGGCCGAACAGATCGCGGCCGTCGACCGGGAACTCGCCAACACCGACGCCGTCGTCGGCGCGGGGACCGTCCTCGACGCCTCGAGCGCCCAGTCCATGATCGACGCGGGCGCATCGTTCGTCGTCTCGCCACACACCGACGCCGACGTCGTGGGGACCTGCAACCGACACGGGGTCCTCGTCGCGCCTGGGGTCATGACCCCCACGGAGGCCGTGACGGCGATGGAAGCCGGCGCGGATCTCCTCAAACTGTTTCCCGCGGCGACGGTCGGACCCAGCCACATCGGCGCGCTCGCGGGGCCGCTGGGCGACGTCGATATCGTTCCGACGGGTGGCGTCTCGCGGGACAACGTCGCCGACTTCTTCGACGCTGGGGCGGCGGCAGTCGGTGCGGGCGGTGCGATCGTCGACGATGCGGCCGTCACTGACGACGATATGGCGCAGGTCCGAGAGACGGCCGCGTCGTTCGTCGACGCGGTCGAGGCGGCACGCGGAAACTGA
- a CDS encoding mandelate racemase/muconate lactonizing enzyme family protein, which translates to MGVDYSQLHDPNAEYTMRDLSAETMGVTRERGGGRDIEITDVQTTMVDGNFPWTLVRIYTDAGIVGTGEAYWGAGAPELIERMTPFIQGENPLDIDRLTEHLVQKMSGEGSIGGVTVTAISGIEVALHDLAGKILEVPAYQLLGGKYRDEMRVYCDCHTEEEADPIACADEAERVVEELGYDALKFDLDVPSGHEKDRANRHLRAPEIEHKASIVEAVTERVGSRADVAFDCHWTFSGGSAKRLAKRLEEYDVWWLEDPVPPENHDVQREVTQSTSTPITVGENVYRKHGQRRLLEEQAVDMIAPDMPKVGGMRETRKIADLADMYYVPVAMHNVASPVATVASAHVGAAIPNSLAVEYHSYELGWWEDLVEEDVIEDGYIELPEDPGLGVTLDMDAVEDHMVEGEELFDEA; encoded by the coding sequence ATGGGAGTCGACTACTCACAGCTGCACGATCCGAACGCCGAGTACACGATGCGAGACCTCTCGGCAGAGACGATGGGGGTCACTCGCGAGCGCGGCGGTGGCCGGGACATCGAGATCACGGACGTCCAGACGACGATGGTCGACGGCAACTTCCCGTGGACGCTCGTGCGGATCTACACGGACGCGGGGATCGTCGGCACCGGGGAGGCCTACTGGGGGGCCGGCGCGCCGGAACTCATCGAACGGATGACGCCGTTCATACAGGGCGAAAACCCGCTGGACATCGACCGGTTGACCGAACACCTCGTCCAGAAGATGTCCGGCGAGGGCTCGATCGGCGGCGTCACCGTCACCGCGATTTCGGGGATCGAGGTCGCGCTCCACGACCTCGCCGGCAAGATCCTCGAGGTGCCGGCCTATCAGCTACTGGGCGGCAAGTACCGCGACGAGATGCGGGTCTACTGCGACTGTCACACCGAGGAAGAGGCCGATCCGATCGCCTGCGCCGACGAGGCCGAGCGCGTCGTCGAGGAACTGGGCTACGACGCCCTGAAGTTCGATCTCGACGTGCCAAGCGGCCACGAGAAGGACCGCGCGAACCGCCACCTCCGAGCGCCCGAGATCGAACACAAAGCCAGCATCGTCGAGGCGGTTACCGAACGCGTCGGCTCGCGGGCCGACGTGGCCTTCGACTGCCACTGGACCTTCTCGGGGGGCAGCGCCAAACGGCTCGCAAAACGGCTCGAGGAGTACGACGTCTGGTGGCTCGAGGACCCCGTCCCGCCGGAGAACCACGACGTCCAGCGGGAGGTCACGCAGTCGACGTCGACGCCGATCACCGTCGGCGAGAACGTCTACCGAAAACACGGCCAGCGCCGCCTGCTCGAGGAGCAGGCCGTCGACATGATCGCGCCGGACATGCCCAAGGTCGGCGGCATGCGCGAGACGCGGAAGATCGCCGACCTCGCCGATATGTACTACGTCCCGGTCGCGATGCACAACGTCGCCTCGCCGGTCGCGACGGTCGCCAGCGCCCACGTCGGTGCGGCGATCCCGAACTCGCTTGCGGTGGAGTACCACTCCTACGAGCTCGGCTGGTGGGAGGACCTCGTCGAGGAGGACGTCATCGAGGACGGCTACATCGAGCTCCCGGAGGACCCCGGTCTGGGCGTCACCCTCGACATGGACGCCGTCGAGGACCACATGGTCGAAGGCGAGGAACTCTTCGACGAGGCGTAA
- a CDS encoding alanine--tRNA ligase-related protein: MTGQRAAAEPYVTRFETEVTAIDGRQVWLERSHFYAAGGGQPADRGTIGDIAVTDVQFVDGEVVHVLAAEPSFRPGQRVLCSVDRSFRMYCTRAHTAGHVLVGAARRLLEDATDAGLEIGSETVRVDLETTATLDDETLIELDERVNRVVWESRPVSWDDVSISAARERDDIGFDPKIDAAAVEKGRVRIVTIGAETDRVSREGVTGTTASREPWDATACGGTHVRNTREVGPVAVVGCSSPAEGVRRIEFAVGPAAIDRRTAEKRAAFAAMESLEVDLEDVRDELERGASRR, from the coding sequence ATGACCGGGCAACGGGCGGCAGCGGAGCCGTACGTCACGCGATTCGAGACCGAGGTGACGGCGATCGACGGCCGGCAGGTCTGGCTCGAGCGCAGCCACTTCTACGCCGCAGGCGGTGGACAGCCGGCCGATCGCGGGACGATCGGCGATATCGCGGTGACGGACGTCCAGTTCGTCGACGGCGAGGTCGTTCACGTGCTGGCCGCAGAGCCGTCCTTTCGGCCGGGCCAGCGCGTCCTCTGTTCGGTCGACCGGTCGTTCCGGATGTACTGCACGCGGGCCCATACCGCCGGCCACGTCCTCGTCGGGGCCGCGCGGCGACTGCTCGAGGACGCGACGGACGCCGGCCTCGAGATCGGATCGGAGACGGTTCGGGTCGACCTCGAGACGACTGCGACCCTCGACGACGAGACGCTGATCGAACTCGACGAGCGCGTCAACCGCGTCGTCTGGGAGTCGCGACCGGTGTCGTGGGACGACGTGTCGATTTCGGCGGCCCGCGAGCGCGACGACATTGGCTTCGATCCGAAGATCGACGCGGCCGCCGTCGAGAAGGGGCGGGTTCGAATCGTCACGATCGGGGCCGAAACCGACAGAGTAAGCCGAGAGGGCGTTACCGGAACGACCGCCTCGAGGGAGCCCTGGGATGCCACGGCCTGTGGCGGGACCCACGTGCGGAACACGCGCGAAGTCGGCCCCGTCGCGGTGGTCGGGTGCTCGAGCCCTGCCGAGGGCGTCCGTCGGATCGAGTTCGCCGTCGGGCCGGCGGCGATCGACCGACGCACCGCCGAAAAGCGAGCCGCCTTCGCGGCGATGGAATCGCTCGAGGTCGACCTCGAGGACGTCCGCGACGAACTCGAGCGTGGGGCGAGTCGCCGGTAA
- a CDS encoding helix-turn-helix domain-containing protein: protein MAKYSTGSSGGGGGTNCELCGAESDSLTLASVSGAELEVCPDCAPHDDSKTHGEDRNRARSEQDAGSDDEPSRRQKAAQNVAKANPVWDGDSKHWESEGTNYDDDPLPYLISDYGEALVEARREAGLQREELADELGAPETDILAVEQGRATQAGVGGGLIEALEERLDVTLAE from the coding sequence ATGGCCAAATACTCGACCGGTTCGTCCGGTGGCGGTGGCGGGACGAACTGCGAACTCTGTGGTGCCGAGAGCGATTCGCTCACGCTCGCATCGGTCTCCGGAGCCGAGCTCGAGGTCTGTCCGGACTGTGCGCCACACGACGACTCGAAGACACACGGCGAGGACCGGAACCGGGCGCGCAGCGAGCAGGACGCGGGCTCCGACGACGAACCGAGCCGCCGGCAGAAGGCGGCCCAGAACGTCGCGAAAGCGAACCCCGTCTGGGACGGCGACTCCAAACACTGGGAGAGCGAGGGAACCAACTACGACGACGATCCGCTGCCGTACCTGATTTCGGACTACGGCGAGGCCCTCGTCGAGGCACGGCGGGAGGCCGGCCTCCAGCGGGAAGAACTCGCCGACGAGCTCGGGGCCCCGGAGACGGACATCCTCGCGGTCGAACAGGGTCGCGCGACGCAGGCCGGCGTCGGTGGCGGTCTGATCGAAGCCCTCGAGGAGCGACTGGACGTGACCCTTGCGGAGTAA
- a CDS encoding J domain-containing protein, protein MTDDFYDLLEIPPDASQDEIKDAYRDQVRVYHPDLNDDDRAQAQFTAVQTAYDILGDPVERQAYDRLGHEEYVAKRTSGLPSPDVWKTDDGDEDDSDGTELSYSESETASASASSAAGASGAKSAAGVGGGTSSSAATGSSASTSTAGTTGGTSTGTGGSGRRGSGSSSQRERRDRATANGTGQSRGTRSRSASRSDAESSIAAWWRRRNLSLPLLWLSVLVYAAGLGQFALENRAALDSLWAALRATGGDPAAVWTLLSESRHGLETAVGFVRAVTVVTPPLEGRLWYGVLAAVVALAVLGLLVVRVVRRENTWGPLTIDETIVVALVLAATTTLIGGPLLAGAVLMPLLFGVIVRHTRRGAGWTPSYLYVVPVLAPLAGFGVSLAGSATLPVDLAVFAFLPVVGGLALPLRATVLKYGGR, encoded by the coding sequence ATGACAGACGATTTCTACGATCTGCTGGAGATCCCGCCCGATGCCTCTCAGGACGAGATCAAGGACGCCTATCGCGACCAGGTTCGCGTCTACCACCCCGACCTGAACGACGACGATCGCGCACAGGCCCAGTTCACCGCCGTTCAGACGGCGTACGATATTCTCGGCGATCCGGTCGAGCGGCAGGCATACGATCGACTCGGCCACGAGGAGTACGTCGCGAAACGGACCAGCGGGCTCCCCTCTCCCGACGTCTGGAAGACCGACGACGGTGACGAGGACGACTCCGACGGGACGGAACTGAGCTACTCGGAATCGGAGACGGCATCCGCGTCGGCGTCCTCGGCGGCCGGCGCGAGCGGCGCGAAATCGGCGGCCGGTGTGGGGGGTGGGACCTCGTCCTCGGCAGCGACCGGTTCGAGCGCGTCGACGTCGACGGCCGGCACGACGGGTGGGACGTCGACTGGGACCGGCGGATCGGGGCGTCGCGGATCGGGATCGAGCAGTCAACGCGAGCGCAGGGACCGCGCGACTGCGAACGGAACCGGTCAGTCCCGCGGGACGCGCTCGCGATCCGCGTCTCGATCGGACGCCGAATCCTCGATCGCGGCCTGGTGGCGACGGCGGAACCTCTCGTTGCCGTTGCTCTGGCTGTCGGTGCTCGTCTACGCGGCCGGTCTCGGTCAGTTCGCCCTCGAGAATCGGGCAGCGCTCGACTCGCTTTGGGCGGCCCTGCGTGCGACCGGCGGCGATCCGGCGGCCGTCTGGACGCTGCTCTCGGAGAGCCGCCACGGTCTCGAGACGGCCGTGGGGTTCGTCCGGGCCGTCACGGTCGTGACCCCGCCACTCGAGGGGCGGCTCTGGTACGGTGTGCTAGCGGCTGTCGTCGCCCTCGCGGTCCTGGGCCTGCTCGTCGTTCGAGTGGTCCGGCGGGAGAACACGTGGGGGCCGCTGACGATCGACGAGACGATCGTCGTCGCGCTCGTGCTGGCGGCCACGACGACGCTGATCGGCGGCCCGTTGCTCGCGGGAGCGGTCCTCATGCCGCTGTTGTTCGGCGTGATCGTCCGCCACACGAGACGCGGCGCGGGCTGGACGCCGTCGTATCTCTACGTCGTTCCGGTGCTCGCACCGCTTGCTGGGTTCGGCGTGTCGCTGGCCGGCTCCGCCACGTTACCCGTCGACCTCGCCGTGTTCGCGTTTCTCCCCGTGGTGGGCGGACTGGCGCTGCCGTTGCGGGCGACGGTCCTGAAGTACGGCGGTCGCTAG